In Nitrospira sp., one genomic interval encodes:
- a CDS encoding radical SAM protein yields MGKSLPILNFPPLGGKFEALQQQISQFFTPTSPSAGPYDGRTVDDFKPYLIALNLTKRCNLKCDHCYLDATTKAGGGTDELSTEECFRLIDQIAEVNKGCLLVITGGEPLVRPDILDIARHAVALGFIVVFGTNGMLINDRMAKTLVEIGVMGVGISIDSLDPEKHDRFRGVPGAFASALAGIEACKRNGLQFQVHFSAQPMNYQELPAVVEWAHNLGARVLNVFFMVCTGRGEELTDITPQQYEEVLGYLVDCQDRYKDMLVRARCAPHFKRLAYEKDPNSPITKATGYMGGGCLAGTNYARVTPNGELTPCPYMPLSAGNVRETSFVDLWERSDIFNSFRYPQLKGKCGDCEYTDICGGCRARPYVDHGDWLDEDQWCLYTPKGGDKIQVAFNTPEEVEVAWDEASQLRLSRIPYFLRAMVKKGVERHARENGVELITVGLMEELRKKRFGNDAPVFNFDMKGKD; encoded by the coding sequence ATGGGAAAATCATTGCCGATCCTCAACTTTCCTCCGCTGGGAGGAAAGTTCGAGGCGCTTCAACAGCAGATCAGTCAATTTTTCACGCCGACATCACCCTCGGCCGGGCCGTACGACGGCCGGACCGTGGATGACTTCAAGCCCTATCTCATCGCCTTGAACCTCACCAAACGGTGCAACCTCAAGTGCGATCACTGTTATCTCGATGCCACAACAAAAGCGGGCGGCGGAACCGATGAGCTGAGCACCGAGGAATGCTTCCGGCTGATCGATCAGATTGCCGAGGTGAACAAGGGTTGCCTGCTGGTGATCACCGGCGGCGAGCCGCTTGTCCGACCCGACATCCTCGACATTGCTCGGCATGCGGTAGCCCTTGGATTCATCGTCGTGTTCGGCACCAACGGCATGCTGATCAACGACCGGATGGCCAAGACCCTGGTCGAGATCGGCGTCATGGGCGTCGGCATCAGTATCGACTCGCTGGATCCGGAGAAACACGACCGATTTCGTGGGGTGCCCGGCGCCTTTGCCAGCGCCTTGGCCGGGATCGAAGCCTGCAAGCGTAACGGGCTCCAGTTTCAGGTTCACTTCAGCGCCCAGCCGATGAACTACCAGGAACTGCCTGCGGTTGTGGAGTGGGCCCACAATCTCGGTGCGCGCGTGCTGAACGTGTTTTTCATGGTCTGTACCGGCCGCGGCGAAGAGTTGACCGACATCACCCCCCAGCAATATGAAGAGGTCTTGGGCTATCTGGTGGACTGCCAGGACCGCTACAAGGACATGTTGGTGCGGGCCCGTTGCGCCCCGCATTTCAAACGGCTGGCCTATGAAAAGGACCCCAATTCGCCCATCACCAAGGCCACCGGTTACATGGGGGGTGGCTGCTTGGCCGGCACGAATTACGCGCGGGTCACGCCGAACGGTGAACTCACCCCTTGTCCCTATATGCCGCTCTCGGCCGGCAACGTACGCGAGACGAGCTTTGTGGACCTATGGGAGCGGTCGGATATTTTCAACTCGTTCCGCTACCCTCAATTGAAGGGGAAGTGCGGCGATTGCGAGTATACCGATATTTGCGGCGGCTGCCGGGCCAGGCCTTACGTAGACCACGGTGATTGGCTCGACGAAGACCAGTGGTGCCTTTACACGCCGAAGGGTGGCGACAAGATCCAAGTGGCCTTCAATACGCCCGAAGAGGTGGAGGTGGCGTGGGATGAAGCGTCACAACTTCGCCTGAGCCGCATCCCCTATTTTCTCCGTGCCATGGTCAAGAAGGGCGTGGAGCGCCACGCCCGAGAGAACGGCGTCGAACTGATCACTGTGGGCTTGATGGAGGAACTCCGAAAGAAGCGGTTCGGTAACGATGCCCCGGTCTTCAACTTCGACATGAAAGGCAAGGACTAG